The DNA window GAGGAGGCTCGGCAGGGCGGCGCTTCGTGGACGCAGATCGGCAGCGCGCTCGGCGTCACTCGGCAGGCCGCGCAGCAGCGGTTCGTCGCGTCGGAGAGTGCTGACTTCGCGGCGGCGACGGGACGCGGACTTCCGTACTCGGCTCGCGCAGCGACGTCGATCGAGGCCGCTCGGACGCTGGCCAGTGAGCACGGACATCGCAGTGTCGACGATGCGCACGTACTGCTCGGACTGCTCGAAAACCGTACGGGTGCGGCGATTTCGGCGCTGAAGACGCTCGGACTGCGCACGGCGGACCTGCGCAAGTCGGCCCGGGCGGCGCTGCCCGGCGACACCAAGCGCAAGACCACGAACCCGGCGCTCGGCCGCAGCGGCGTGAAGGCGCTGGAGCTCGCGGAGCGCGAGGCGCTGCGGGTGGGCTCGGCCGCGGTCGACACCGAGCACGTGCTGCTCGGACTGCTCGGCGACGCGGACTCGGCGGTGGCGAAGCTGTTCGCCGACGCCGGCCAGAACTACGCCGCGGTGCGTGCCGCGGTCGCCAGCGAGGCGGCGGTCAAGCCGGCGAAGAAGACCGCCAAGCGCACCCGCTGAGCTCGACCAGCTTTCAGCCACGAAGGGGCAGACCGCGCAGTGCGGCCTGCCCCTTCGTGCGTTCCTGCTGGCTCGGAGCGCGCCAGCGCGACCATGCGACTAGTCGAACAGGTCGTCGAGGAACGAACGCTTGCGGCGGTGGCCGCCGTGGTGTCCGTACCCGGGCGGCGGCGACTGCCTGCCGTATCCCGGGGGCGGGGACTGCCGGCCGTAGTAGCCACCCTGCTGGTTCGGATATGGCTGCTGCGGCGGGGGCGGCGGCGGTGCCTGCTGGCCGCCGTGCCAGCGGGTCTCCGCGTCCACGAGGCGCTCGAGCTCACCTCGGTCCAGGAAGATGCCGCGGCACTCCTCGCACTGGTCGACGGTGACGCCGCCGCGTTCGTACTGCCTCATGGGGCCATGGCACTTCGGGCACATCAGTTCGCTCATGGCCAGCAACTTAGCCGATCCTTTACCTTTGTGCTTGGTGCCGACATCGGGGAAACTTCGGTCGATCTTCGTACGTTGAGGCACCGACAGCACGCGTCCTCACCGGTGGATCGGAGCACTCTGCATGGCGATGAGCCGACGGCTCTCGACGTCCTTGTTCATCGCCGGCTCGATCGCCGCGATCCTTGTCGTCGGAGCGATCTTCGGACGCGTCGGGCGGCTGACCGATCCGCCGGACTTCAATGCCCGGCCCGCTTTCCAACTGCCCTTCGCCTGTGGGCAGCTGTGGCGGCTGTCGACGTACGCGAGCCACAACCCGGAGGACAAGAAGGTCGACTTCTTCCGCCTCGGCGCGAAGACCGCGGGCAGCACGGTCGTGGCGTCGGCGACGGGTGAGGTCCGCCGGCTCGTGCGGCCGGGTGGGGTGAAGCTTTACCACGGCAAGGGCTGGTACACGATCTACCTGCACATGGACAAGATCCGCGTAGAGCCCGGCGAGCAGGTCGTGGCGGGGCAACCGATCGGCGCGGTGGGCAAGGTTGGAACGCGGGTGGAGCACCTGCACTACGAGCAGCTCTTCGACGAGGACGCGTCCGGCGACGCGCCCCCGTCGGAGATCGTGACTCCGGTGTTGCAGGGCAAGCAGTACAGCCTGGAGGCCGACAACCCCGCACCGCAGCTTCTGAGCAAGAACGCCTGCCCCACGAGTTAGCCTCGATCTTTCGTCCGGCGGTGGTTTCGCCCGGCCCCGCCCGCCCTGGGGCCAACGATCATGTTTACATGATCATTGGCCCCTTTACGCGGGGTGGACGGCAGGTAGAGTGGTCACTGGCCGGGTAAGGCGACCCGCGACGCTTCACCTACGGGGTGCCTTCCCGCTCGGATCACTCATCACAAGTCTCCTCAGCAGGACAGGCACTTCCGTCCTTGCCAGACACGACCCCCTCATCCCGTGGTCGGCACCTTGCGGAGCTTGACCACCGCGAGGACCGCGGCCGTGGCGGCGATGACCGCGGCGATCAGGGCGGCGACGTTCAGCCCACTGGTGAAGGCTTCTCGCGCCGCTTCGGGCAGCGCGACCTCGGCCGGCAGGTCGCCACCGAACTGCGCGCGGGAGACCGCGGCGGCGATGCTGCCGATGACCGCGATGCCGAGCGAGATGCCCAGATCGCTCGCTGTGGTTGCCAATCCGGACGCCGCGCCGGTCTTCTCCGGCGGCACCGAGCCCACGACGAGGTTCGTGGTCAGAGCCATCGAGGGCGCCACCGCCGGGTACAGCACGACGAAGCCCGCGATCAGTAGCGCGAGTCCGCCACCGCTGCCGACCTGCGTGAGCATCAGGTAGCCGACGACCTGCACGGCGAGACCGACCGCGATCAGCACACCGGGCCGGATCCTTCGTACCAGAACGGGCGAGAACGACGACACCACGACGAGCAGCGCGGCGGCGGGGAGCACCCAGAGCCCAGCCTGCAACGGGGACAGGCCCTCGACGAGCTGCAGGTACTGCGTGAAGAGCAGGTAGACGCCGCCGAGCGCGGTCGCGGCGAGCAGGAACACGCCGAGCGCGCCGCTGATCACGGGGTTGGCGAACAGCCGTACGTCCAGCAACGGGTGCGGCAGCCGAAGCTGCCGGAGGACGAACCAGACGCCGAACGCGAGCCCGACCGCGATGGAGACGAGCGGGACCACCAAGCTGCCCTGCTTGGCGAGCTCCTTGATGCCGTAGATGACCGGCAGCAACATGGCGAGCGAGAGCCCGACGCTGAACAGATCGAGCTTGCCGGCGGCCGGATTGCGGTTCTCGGGAACGAGGAACGGGGCGCCGATCGCGACGATGACCATGATCGGAACGGCGACGAGGAACGCGGCCCGCCAGTCGAACGCGGTGAGCAGCGCTCCGCCGACGACCGGTCCGAGCGCCGTACCGAGCGAGATCCCGCCGGCCCACACGCCGACTGCCACCCCGCGCTGCTTGGCGTCGGTGAACGTGGCGAAGATCAGGCCGAGCGTGGCGGGCATCTGGGTCGCCGCGGCGATGCCGAGGACCGCGCGCCAGAGGATCATCATCCCGGGATCGGTCGTGAACGCGGCGAGCACGGAGACCACGGCGAACACCGCCGCACCTCCGACGAGCAGCCGGCGGTGCCCGATCCGGTCCCCCAGCGTGCCCATCGTGACGAGCAGGCCGGCCATCAGGAAGCCGTAGATGTCGATGATCCACAGCGTCTGGGTCGGGCTGGGCCGCAGGTCCGCGGCAAGCTGCGGGATGGCGAGGAACAAGATCGTGAGCATCATGAACAGCAACATCGCGGGCAGCGCGAGGATCGCGAGCCCGAGCCAAACCTTCCAACGCGTGCCCTGAACGGGCGGTGCGCTCTCGACGCCAGACATGGCGGTGACCTTCCTTCGCAATACCACTGGGGGGTATCTGTGGTTGATGAGCCGAAGGTACCCCTGGAAGGTATCTAACGCAAGATTCCTCGCGTTAATGCGAGACCTGGTGGGGTACGGCTCCGCGTTAGGGGCCCGCTCCCGCCGCGCCAGGGCAGTCCAGGGGGGCGCTAGCCAGGGACTGACGGTCCCTCCCGCGACCGCCGGTCCCGCAGCACAGTCGGACTCATGGACATCAGAACACTGGGCAAGAACGGCCCGAACGTCTCCGCCTTCGGGCTCGGCGCGATGGGCATGTCGGGCGCCTACGGCCCCGCAGACGACATCGAGAGCATCGCCACGATCCACGCCGCGCTCGACGCCGGCGTCACCTTGATCGACACCGGCGACTTCTACGGCATGGGCGACAACGAGCTGCTGATCAACCGAGCCCTCCGCGACCGCAACCGGGACGAGGTGACGATCAGCGTGAAGTTCGGCGGGATGCGCGACCCCGCCGGCGGCTGGCTCGGCATCGACACCAGCCCGGCGGCGGTGAAGAACTTCCTGGCCTACTCGCTCCGCCGCCTCGGCACCGACCACGTCGACGTCTACCGGCCGGCGCGACTCGACCCGCGTGTCCCGATCGAGGACACCGTCGGCGCGATCGCGGAGCTGGTGCAGGCCGGGTACGTACGCCACATCGGGCTGTCCGAGGTCGGCGCCGAGACGCTCCGCAAGGCCAACGCGGTGCATCCGATCAGCGACCTGCAGATCGAGTATTCCCTGCTGTCACGGGGAATCGAGGCCGACATCCTGCCGACGGCGCGGGAGCTGGGTGTCGGCATCACCGCTTACGGCGTGCTGTCCCGCGGCCTGCTGTCCGGACGCTGGCGACCCGAAACCGCGCAGGAAGGCGACTTCCGTCGCTTCAGCCCGCGGTTCCACGAGGAGAACGTCCGCCACAACCTCGAGCTGGTGGACGCGCTCCGCAAGGTCGCGGAGTCGAAGAGTGCGACCGTCGCCCAGCTGGCGATCGCCTGGGTCGCGTCGCGCGGCGACGACATCGTCCCGATCATCGGCGCCCGCCGTCGCGAC is part of the Tenggerimyces flavus genome and encodes:
- a CDS encoding Clp protease N-terminal domain-containing protein, translated to MAAKNIDLDQIIDVVAEANPGSALDRVSGARAMAARLETLSQHVIAQFVEEARQGGASWTQIGSALGVTRQAAQQRFVASESADFAAATGRGLPYSARAATSIEAARTLASEHGHRSVDDAHVLLGLLENRTGAAISALKTLGLRTADLRKSARAALPGDTKRKTTNPALGRSGVKALELAEREALRVGSAAVDTEHVLLGLLGDADSAVAKLFADAGQNYAAVRAAVASEAAVKPAKKTAKRTR
- a CDS encoding TFIIB-type zinc ribbon-containing protein, with the protein product MSELMCPKCHGPMRQYERGGVTVDQCEECRGIFLDRGELERLVDAETRWHGGQQAPPPPPPQQPYPNQQGGYYGRQSPPPGYGRQSPPPGYGHHGGHRRKRSFLDDLFD
- a CDS encoding M23 family metallopeptidase yields the protein MSRRLSTSLFIAGSIAAILVVGAIFGRVGRLTDPPDFNARPAFQLPFACGQLWRLSTYASHNPEDKKVDFFRLGAKTAGSTVVASATGEVRRLVRPGGVKLYHGKGWYTIYLHMDKIRVEPGEQVVAGQPIGAVGKVGTRVEHLHYEQLFDEDASGDAPPSEIVTPVLQGKQYSLEADNPAPQLLSKNACPTS
- a CDS encoding MFS transporter, with translation MSGVESAPPVQGTRWKVWLGLAILALPAMLLFMMLTILFLAIPQLAADLRPSPTQTLWIIDIYGFLMAGLLVTMGTLGDRIGHRRLLVGGAAVFAVVSVLAAFTTDPGMMILWRAVLGIAAATQMPATLGLIFATFTDAKQRGVAVGVWAGGISLGTALGPVVGGALLTAFDWRAAFLVAVPIMVIVAIGAPFLVPENRNPAAGKLDLFSVGLSLAMLLPVIYGIKELAKQGSLVVPLVSIAVGLAFGVWFVLRQLRLPHPLLDVRLFANPVISGALGVFLLAATALGGVYLLFTQYLQLVEGLSPLQAGLWVLPAAALLVVVSSFSPVLVRRIRPGVLIAVGLAVQVVGYLMLTQVGSGGGLALLIAGFVVLYPAVAPSMALTTNLVVGSVPPEKTGAASGLATTASDLGISLGIAVIGSIAAAVSRAQFGGDLPAEVALPEAAREAFTSGLNVAALIAAVIAATAAVLAVVKLRKVPTTG
- a CDS encoding aldo/keto reductase; the encoded protein is MDIRTLGKNGPNVSAFGLGAMGMSGAYGPADDIESIATIHAALDAGVTLIDTGDFYGMGDNELLINRALRDRNRDEVTISVKFGGMRDPAGGWLGIDTSPAAVKNFLAYSLRRLGTDHVDVYRPARLDPRVPIEDTVGAIAELVQAGYVRHIGLSEVGAETLRKANAVHPISDLQIEYSLLSRGIEADILPTARELGVGITAYGVLSRGLLSGRWRPETAQEGDFRRFSPRFHEENVRHNLELVDALRKVAESKSATVAQLAIAWVASRGDDIVPIIGARRRDQLAESLAALDLELGTGDLAAIEAAIPEGSAAGDRYPESQMAHLDSER